The Shewanella halotolerans region AATGCCTGTTGACGCCAATTAAGTTACTGCTAGAGCTCACCCGTAAAACAACCGTTTATAACCCTGCAACAGCCACCGCTGGCTTTTATCAAGGATCGAGCACTCAAGCCCTCTCACTTATCCGAGTGAAGATAGATCCCGCTCAAGGATGCTATCCCACCATCAGTGGCAACCGTAACCGCTACGCCATACATTTCGTCTTATTTGACCAACAAAAACACTCAGACAGATCGATAGACTTTATGTTGGCAACCTGCACCTAAAGTGGTTTACCATAGCCGACTGTTACAAATCGGCCAATGGGAATGATTATGCCAACCACAGTTAAGTGCCCTACCTGCCAGAAAGAGGTGCTTTGGTCAAAAGAATCTCAATTTAAACCCTTCTGCAGTGAAAGATGTAAGCTGATCGACCTTGGCGACTGGGCATCAGAAAAGCACGCCATCCCAGTAAAGCCCGAGTTTGATCCCGAAGCCCTAGATTCACTAGGCTATGAAGAAGCAGACTTTTTTAAGGATCACTAAATGAAACGTGTGCACGTCGCGGTAGGTATAGTATTCGATGACCAGGAGCAGATCTTACTTGCCAAACGTCCAGATCATCTACACCAAGGTGGGAAGTGGGAATTTCCTGGTGGTAAGGTCGAATCCGGTGAAACAACCTCCGAAGCGCTGATTAGAGAGTTAAGGGAGGAGGTTGCAATAAAAGTTACCTCCACAAGCCCCTTAATGGCAATTTCCCACGATTATCCGGATAAACAGGTATATCTTGACATCCACACAGTAAAATCCTTTTCTGGTGAAGCTCAAGGGCTTGAAGGCCAAGAGGTAAAATGGGCTAGACTCGACGAGCTCAAAGACTATGACTTTCCAGAAGCCAATACACCCATCATAGAAAAGCTACTCTCTTTATAGCAACGAATTGCAAAGCCCGAAAATCAGCTCGGGCTTTTACCCTCTCTTCCTAACAAATCACAATCTCTATCAACACATCACTCCCCGAAGAAGGAGCTTCTCGAATAATTACGATCGATATGAGATAAATGACTTATACAATGGCTTTAATTGAAATCTCCATCACTCACCAAACAATCATCAGCCAGACACCATTAAACCTCATTAGCTAGTGTCATAATGGTATTGAAAAACCACGCATCGGGCCAAATAGAATCTCAGTTGCTAGCTTCATCCCAGACTCCGTCTTGTTACCCGTCACGAATGCGAAATATACAGACTTAGTCAGATTTATCATTCGCCGTCTTTTACTTGAGAGCAAATTCAGCCCCTTATCAAGCAATACCTATAGGCTTCAAACTAGAAACTCCACCGTGTTTAATAAAGAAAATTAAGATCTCTCACATGGGGGCGTGAGGCATCCGCGTATCAAGCTAAGCATGATGGATGACTGGAGTGCGAAGCATCTAGGCTGCGAGCGGGGGGCAAGGCACATGAATGTGTCGAATGGCATAAACGCAGTATGCAGTTTATGGGCAAGCTCAGCGGTAATATTAGGCACCTGTCATAGTCATAGTCATATTCAAATCAAATATCAGGTGGTTATTAACGACTCATCTCACATGGGGGCGGAGAAGCCCTGCTATAGATGCGTAGCATCTAAGGGCTTTGTAGCGCGAAGCTGCTAGGCTGCGAGCCGGGGGGGCAAGGCACATGGATGTGCCGAATGCCATAAACGCAGGATGCAGTTTATGGCCAAGCTCAGCGGTGGGGCGACGTCGAGAGTAGGCATTCATGCCTACATAAGTGAAGAAGCCACCTTATTCAGATGGCTTCTTCACTTATGTAGGCGCCTGTCATGGCCAGCTTCGAGCATGCCGCCATGGATGGCGGCAATTAGAATAACGCAGGA contains the following coding sequences:
- the mutT gene encoding 8-oxo-dGTP diphosphatase MutT: MKRVHVAVGIVFDDQEQILLAKRPDHLHQGGKWEFPGGKVESGETTSEALIRELREEVAIKVTSTSPLMAISHDYPDKQVYLDIHTVKSFSGEAQGLEGQEVKWARLDELKDYDFPEANTPIIEKLLSL
- the yacG gene encoding DNA gyrase inhibitor YacG, translating into MPTTVKCPTCQKEVLWSKESQFKPFCSERCKLIDLGDWASEKHAIPVKPEFDPEALDSLGYEEADFFKDH